The Bos indicus x Bos taurus breed Angus x Brahman F1 hybrid chromosome 11, Bos_hybrid_MaternalHap_v2.0, whole genome shotgun sequence genome includes a region encoding these proteins:
- the OST4 gene encoding dolichyl-diphosphooligosaccharide--protein glycosyltransferase subunit 4: MPGLEPNWRCKLPVQVYYLKLVHRPRRSRAQLISMITDVQLAIFANMLGVSLFLLVVLYHYVAVNNPKKQE, translated from the exons ATGCCTGGTTTGGAGCCGAATTGGCGCTGCAAACTTCCGGTCCAGGTTTACTACCTCAAGCTCGTCCACAGACCGCGTCGGAGCCGAGCCCAGCTGATCAG CATGATCACGGACGTGCAGCTCGCCATCTTCGCCAACATGCTGGGCGTGTCGCTCTTCCTACTTGTCGTTCTCTATCACTACGTGGCCGTCAACAATCCCAAGAAGCAGGAATGA